In Achromobacter pestifer, the DNA window GGTTTTCTTCATGATGTTTACCCCTTGATTTGTCATCGGTGCCGCACGCCAGGCGGCTTATTCCGCGTAGCACAGGCCTGCACGCACAACGTTGCGCAATGCGCCTATGCCGTCCACCCAACATTCCACGACATCGCCGTCGACCAGGAACACGGGGGGCTGGCGGGCCGCGCCTATGCCCTCCGGCGTGCCGGTCAGGATGACGTCGCCGGGTAGCAAGGTCAGTCCCTGCGACAGCTCCGCGATCACGCGCGCCACGCTGAAGATCTGGTTGCGGGTGTGGCCCACCTGCATGCGCGCGCCATTGACGTCGCAACCCAGGGCGAGATTCTGCGGATCGCCGATTTCGTCCGCGGTGACCAGCACCGGCCCCATCGGGCAGGTCGCATCCAGGCTCTTGCCCTTGAACCATTGCGCGCCATGCGCGCGTTGCAGATCGCGCGCGCTGAGGTCATTGGCGATCGTGTAGCCGAACACGTGGCCTAGGGCATCGGCTTCGGCGATATCGCGTCCCTCCGTGCCGATCACCACGGCCAGCTCGACCTCCCAGTCCAGCTTGGCCGTATAGGCTTCATGCAGGGGCACGCTGTCATGCGGACCCGCAACCGTGGTGGGCAGTTTGCTGAAGAAGGTGGGGCGATCCGGCAGCTCGACCTCCTGCCCTTCGCGCTTGCCTTTGCTTTCGTCGTAGTGCTTCAGGTAGTTCCAGCCCACGCAGAACACATTGCGCTGCGGCACGATGGGGGCGAGCAGGCGCACCGAATCCAGCGGCACGGCCGCGCCGCTGGCCTGCGCGACATTGCTCAGCAGCGCCTGTACGTCAGCCACGCCCTGAAAGGGCGTGATGGTCTGGCCGTCCAGCCGGCCCAATACCGGGCCGGATTCGCTGGCATAGCGAACGATTTTCATGGTGTCAGTCCGCAAGACGGGCCTGGCCCTGGATTTCCACCAGGATCTCGGGCTTGGCCAAGGCGGATACCTGCACCAGCGCGCAGGCGGGAAAATCGCCGCTGAAGAATTCGCGGCGCGCCTTCCACACCTGCTGGTTGTCCCCCATATTGGTCAGGAAGATCGTCATGGTGACCATGTCGTCGATCTGGCCGCCTGCGGCTT includes these proteins:
- a CDS encoding RidA family protein; translation: MVQKVRITSPHVAEAEPGLWSNCLRVKDSVYLSGLTARANDGSTIQGANAYEQAQVIFAKMKHLLEAAGGQIDDMVTMTIFLTNMGDNQQVWKARREFFSGDFPACALVQVSALAKPEILVEIQGQARLAD
- a CDS encoding fumarylacetoacetate hydrolase family protein — translated: MKIVRYASESGPVLGRLDGQTITPFQGVADVQALLSNVAQASGAAVPLDSVRLLAPIVPQRNVFCVGWNYLKHYDESKGKREGQEVELPDRPTFFSKLPTTVAGPHDSVPLHEAYTAKLDWEVELAVVIGTEGRDIAEADALGHVFGYTIANDLSARDLQRAHGAQWFKGKSLDATCPMGPVLVTADEIGDPQNLALGCDVNGARMQVGHTRNQIFSVARVIAELSQGLTLLPGDVILTGTPEGIGAARQPPVFLVDGDVVECWVDGIGALRNVVRAGLCYAE